In a genomic window of Lacrimispora sp. BS-2:
- a CDS encoding prolyl-tRNA synthetase associated domain-containing protein: MIHTNDTFYLDKTLYDGCPNDLTGRLPKEIRTYELLDKLNISYQRVDHSPLPTIEACQEVDALLKIEICKNLFLRNAQKTDFYLLLLPGEKKFRTSVLSKQIGSARLSFAEPEFMIEFLDITPGSVSVLGLMNDKNRRVRLLIDKDVLTHEFFACHPCINTSSLKFKTADLLDKFLPAIQCEYTLVDLPSEQK; this comes from the coding sequence ATGATTCATACAAACGATACCTTTTACCTGGATAAAACCCTTTATGACGGGTGCCCCAATGATCTAACAGGGCGTCTTCCCAAGGAAATCCGCACCTATGAATTGCTGGATAAACTCAACATATCCTATCAGCGGGTGGATCACTCCCCGCTTCCCACCATAGAAGCCTGCCAGGAGGTTGATGCGCTGTTAAAAATAGAAATCTGCAAGAATCTGTTTCTCCGCAATGCCCAGAAAACAGATTTCTATCTTCTTCTGCTGCCAGGCGAAAAGAAGTTCCGTACCTCTGTCCTTTCCAAGCAAATCGGTTCAGCCAGACTCTCTTTTGCTGAACCGGAATTCATGATCGAATTTCTGGACATCACCCCTGGCTCTGTTTCGGTGCTGGGGCTTATGAACGATAAAAACCGCCGTGTCAGGCTGTTGATCGATAAAGATGTACTGACCCACGAATTCTTTGCCTGCCACCCTTGTATCAATACCTCCAGCTTAAAATTTAAAACCGCGGACCTACTGGACAAGTTTCTCCCGGCAATCCAATGTGAATACACTCTGGTAGATTTACCCTCCGAACAGAAATGA
- a CDS encoding helix-turn-helix transcriptional regulator, whose protein sequence is MDEQFVRNRITELRLKKDISEYQMSLDLGKNKSYIQGISSGRSMPSMKQFFEICDYLEITPIEFFKTEKKEQPLLREATALMKDLSKEDLEAVFPILLRLKANADIQKQTEP, encoded by the coding sequence TTGGATGAACAGTTTGTCAGGAATAGGATCACGGAGCTTCGTCTGAAAAAAGATATCTCCGAATATCAAATGAGCCTGGATCTGGGAAAAAACAAAAGCTATATCCAGGGAATTTCTTCAGGACGTTCCATGCCATCTATGAAACAATTTTTTGAAATCTGCGATTATCTTGAAATTACTCCCATAGAATTTTTTAAAACTGAAAAAAAAGAACAGCCTCTTCTAAGGGAAGCCACTGCTTTGATGAAAGACTTGAGCAAAGAAGATTTGGAAGCAGTTTTCCCCATTTTACTGCGGCTCAAAGCAAATGCGGACATTCAAAAACAGACAGAACCGTAA
- a CDS encoding GGDEF domain-containing protein, translated as MTGNSGRQFERWNSVNEHEFFRFSETEQMYRNINLFKDTVLFEYSYIDRRLYLSPNAKGQIDLLAFERILNKHRDNAPQDGEIRSFDFCLGKTGEPYHWCSCKLTAQWEDRTEDPVKLIGKLQDITGLKAREEQLLLQSLKDGLTGLYNKMAFKYRVEEKLKGGGSGWFCMIDIDNFKEINDCFGHLTGDRILMQVGGMLCDIYPEPDLVGRAGGDEFVVFTTEENVRERADNLLDRVERIIPEEKWHISVSIGIAPSTGERGEDYQKLFSKADRAMYKAKQGGKNRIAFFGDG; from the coding sequence ATGACAGGAAATTCAGGAAGGCAGTTCGAGAGGTGGAATTCAGTAAACGAGCATGAGTTCTTCCGTTTTAGTGAGACGGAGCAAATGTACAGAAACATAAATCTTTTTAAAGATACGGTTTTATTTGAATATTCTTATATAGATAGGAGGCTATATCTGTCACCAAATGCCAAAGGACAGATAGATCTGCTGGCTTTTGAACGAATTCTAAATAAACATAGGGACAATGCACCCCAAGACGGGGAGATCCGTTCCTTTGATTTTTGCCTGGGGAAAACGGGAGAACCATATCACTGGTGCAGCTGTAAACTTACCGCACAATGGGAAGACCGGACGGAAGATCCTGTTAAGCTTATAGGAAAGCTTCAGGATATTACCGGGCTGAAGGCAAGGGAAGAGCAACTTTTGCTCCAGTCCCTAAAAGATGGACTTACCGGTTTATACAACAAAATGGCCTTTAAATACCGGGTAGAGGAGAAATTAAAGGGCGGCGGATCGGGCTGGTTCTGCATGATCGATATCGATAATTTCAAGGAAATCAATGACTGCTTCGGCCATCTGACCGGTGATAGGATTTTAATGCAGGTAGGCGGAATGCTCTGCGATATTTACCCGGAACCGGATCTGGTGGGAAGGGCAGGCGGAGATGAATTTGTTGTTTTTACAACGGAAGAAAATGTCCGGGAAAGAGCGGATAATCTGCTGGATCGGGTAGAAAGGATTATACCGGAAGAAAAATGGCATATTTCTGTCAGCATTGGAATAGCACCCAGCACTGGAGAGCGGGGAGAGGATTATCAAAAGCTATTTTCCAAAGCAGACCGGGCTATGTATAAAGCAAAACAGGGTGGAAAAAACCGGATTGCTTTTTTTGGTGATGGTTGA